A genomic window from Salvelinus sp. IW2-2015 unplaced genomic scaffold, ASM291031v2 Un_scaffold4510, whole genome shotgun sequence includes:
- the LOC112077390 gene encoding tyrosine-protein kinase Tec-like, translating into MSADPLLEETLMKRSQQKRITSPLNYKERVFVLTKTKLTYYEFRAEKKFKKGSIDLQKVRCVEIVKSGGGVIPCQNKYPFQVVHDSSTLYVFSPSPESRNIWVQIIKEGQLLAIFTSSSYVMLCYKHSLLLSLIARP; encoded by the exons ATGAGTGCTGACCCGCTATTGGAGGAGACCCTGATGAAGCGGTCTCAGCAGAAGAGGATAACATCGCCGCTGAACTACAAGGAGAGAGTGTTTGTTCTCACTAAGACCAAGCTCACATACTATGAGTTCAGAGCCGAG AAGAAGTTTAAGAAGGGGTCCATCGACCTGCAGAAAGTCAGGTGTGTGGAGATTGTGAAGAGTGGAGGAGGAGTCATACCCTGTCAGAACAAATACCCCTTCCAA GTGGTGCATGACTCCAGTACTCTCTACGTATTCTCTCCTAGCCCTGAGAGTAGGAACATCTGGGTCCAAATTATCAAGGAAGGTCAGTTACTAGCCATTTTTACATCCTCTAGTTATGTTATGCTATGCTATAAACACTCTCTGTTGTTGTCCCTCATAGCTAGGCCTAT